A single window of Salvia splendens isolate huo1 chromosome 8, SspV2, whole genome shotgun sequence DNA harbors:
- the LOC121743426 gene encoding transcription factor bHLH112-like, with the protein MAEELISWWNSPRNLFSSSPCSLASNDIGSLGWPTETRSVRSSDESNGSSSLLIQDVHHHQPKLDAWNQPLLGRSEDNYSNFLVDSSMNYRAQMNFSEEDSSMKQTSDSSLLQTLFDTDNSQPYPSLLDDQIQMNSNGFMAIDPSALSNVRPPASHFFPSPHNHTITAKVTHIHKTFHEQATFKRPRIETPSPLPTFKVRKEKLGDRITALQQLVSPFGKTDTASVLHEAIEYIKFLHDQVNSLSTPYLKYGSPSVQAGEKAKDEEGVTKVLKTQGLCLVPISSTFPVAAEATSDFWTPTFTGSFR; encoded by the exons ATGGCAGAAGAGTTGATAAGCTGGTGGAATTCGCCGCGGAATCTCTTCAGTTCGTCTCCATGCTCGTTGGCTTCCAACGACATAGGGAGCTTAGGCTGGCCAACCGAGACCAGAAGTGTACGTTCAAGCGATGAATCCAACGGAAGCAGCTCCCTTCTTATACAAGATGTTCACCACCACCAGCCCAAATTGGATGCCTGGAATCAACCTTTACT CGGAAGATCAGAGGACAATTATTCCAACTTCCTGGTGGATTCAAGCATGAATTATAGGGCTCAAATGAATTTTAGTGAAGAAGATTCATCGATGAAGCAAACTTCAGATTCATCCTTGTTGCAGACTCTGTTCGATACGGATAATTCTCAACCCTATCCATCTTTATTAGATGATCAGATTCAGATGAACTCAAACGGATTCATGGCTATTGATCCATCAGCGTTGAGTAATGTTCGTCCGCCTGCGTCGCACTTCTTTCCATCGCCTCACAACCACACCATCACTGCCAAGgtaacacacatacacaaaacGTTTCATGAACAAGCCACATTTAAACGTCCTCGAATCGAAACTCCATCCCCGTTGCCAACCTTCAAG GTCCGAAAAGAAAAACTTGGGGACAGAATCACCGCCCTACAGCAGTTGGTTTCACCTTTCGGAAAg ACTGACACTGCATCCGTGCTCCACGAAGCTATCGAGTACATCAAGTTTCTCCATGATCAAGTCAAT TCATTAAGCACGCCATACTTGAAATATGGATCTCCATCGGTGCAG GCAGGAGAGAAAGCCAAGGATGAAGAAGGGGTAACAAAGGTCCTCAAAACTCAAGGGCTGTGCCTCGTCCCTATATCGAGCACCTTCCCCGTTGCAGCCGAGGCCACGTCAGATTTCTGGACACCTACTTTCACCGGAAGCTTCAGATAG